From the Achromobacter xylosoxidans A8 genome, the window CCTGGCATGAACACCCGGTCAACGACGCCCGCGCGGCGCGCGGCTTGCCGCCAGTCAACGCGCTATGGTTGTATGGCGGCGGCACGCCCTGGACGCAGTCCCGGCCGACCCCGGCGCAGGTGTACGCCGATCTGGACGCCCCGCAGCGGGCCGGCGATTGGGCCGCCTGGCTGGACGCCCTGGCAGCGCTGGACGCGCAGCATCTGCGCCCGCTGGCCGGCAAGCATGGCCTGCCGGCCGCGCCCGCCGAACTGCTGCTGCTGGGCGACGACCGCAAGGTCGCCCTTACCCTGAAACCGCGCGGGGGCCTGCTCGGCTTGCTGCCCGCGCCCAAGAAAAACTGGAGCGCCTGGTGGTCTCACCCCGCTTAACCGTCCGCACGCCCGACCTGCAGGCCTGCCACATCCTGGAAGCCTCAGGCATCCACCCTCTGCTGGCCCGCCTGTGGGCCGCCCGCGGCGTCACCCATCCTGATCAAACCCAGCTCGCCTGGAAGTCGCTGCTGCCGCCTAACGGCCTGACGCATTCGGACCACGCTGCCGGCGTGCTGGCCGACGCCATCCAGGCCGGCAAGAAGCTGCTGATCGTGGCCGACTATGACTGCGACGGCGCCACCGCCTGCGCGGTCGGCCTGCGCGCCCTGTCCGCCATGGGCGCCGACGTGGACTTCCTGGTGCCCAACCGCTTCGAAACCGGTTACGGCCTGTCGCCCGCTGTGGTCGACCTGGCAGTCCGGCATCGCGCCGGCAAGCCCGACATCATCATCACGGTCGACAACGGCATTGCCAGCGTCGACGGCGTGGCCGCGGCCAACGACGCCGGCATCGGCGTGGTCATCACCGACCACCACTTGCCCGGCGACACGCTGCCGGCGGCCCTGGCCATCGTGAACCCGAATCAGCCCGGCTGCGGCTTTCCGTCCAAGAACCTGGCGGGCGTGGGCGTCATTTTCTACATGATGCTGGCCCTGCGCGCCGAACTGCGCCGCCGCGGCGTCTACGCGGCCGATGGCGGCCCGCGCCTGGACGCGCTGTCCGACCTGGTGGCGCTGGGCACGGTAGCCGACGTGGTCAAACTGGATGCCAACAACCGCCTGCTGGTCACCCAGGGCCTGCAACGCATGCGCGCCGGCCGCCTGCAGCCCGGCTTGCGCGCACTGTTCGCCGTAGCCGGGCGCGAGCCGCGCGCGGCCAACGGCTTCGACCTGGGCTTCGCGCTCGGCCCCCGCATCAATGCGGCCGGCCGTCTGGCCGACATGAGCCTGGGCATCGCCTGTCTGACCACCGACGACGAGGCGCAGGCGCTGGAAATGGCGCGCGAGCTCGACAACATCAACCGCGAACGCCGCACGATCGAAGCCGAAATGCGCGAGCAGGCGCTGGCCGCCATGGAAGCGCCGAACGCGGCCGCAGGCGCCACGGTCTGTGTGTTCGACCCGGGCTGGCACCAGGGCGTGGTGGGCCTGGTGGCCTCGCGCCTGAAGGAAAAATTCTGGCGCCCGACGCTGGCCTTTGCGCCCGCGGGGGACGACGAAATCCGCGGTTCGGGCCGCTCGATCCCCGACGTGCACCTGCGCGACGCGCTGGACCTGGTGTCCAAGCGCCATCCCAACCTGATCCGCAAGTTCGGCGGCCACGCCATGGCGGCCGGCCTGACCCTGGGGCGCGAGGACTTCGCCGCCTTCGCCCCCGCTTTCGACGCCGCCGTGCGCGAGCTGACGGGCCGCGATACCTTCGAGCCAGTGATCGAGACCGACGGCTCGCTGGAATCGGGCTACGCCAACGCCGACGTCGCCGGCATGCTCCAGCAGCAAGTCTGGGGCGCCGGCTTCGCCGCCCCGCTGTTCCTGGACGAGTTCGTGGTGCGCAACCAGCGCCTGGTCGGGGAAAAGCACCTCAAACTGTCGCTGGAGCGCGGCCATCAGCGCTTCGACGCCATCTGGTTCGGCCACGACCAGTCGCTGCCCGAACATATCCAGGCGGCTTACCGGCTGGAGCAGAACGTGTGGAACGGGATGGTGTCGGTTCAGCTGGTCATCGAGCACGCGGGCTGAGGCCCGCCATGGGCGCAAGCCCCGATAAGGCGGGAAACGTCGCACGCGGAGCGGACCCGGGTACCTGTCCCGGGCCGCTCGCACGGCGTCCGGCCTACTTGTTCACCAGCTTCGCAGGCTGCGCCAGGGCCACCAGCGCGCCCACCACCAGGCAGCCCGACAACATGTAGAGGCCTGTATTGGTTGTGCCCGTCATGTCCTTGAGCCAGCCCACCAGATACGGGCTGACGAAGCCAGCCAAGTTGCCCACCGAATTGATGAGCGCGATGCCGGCCGCCGCGGCGGTGCCGCCCAGCAAGGCCGTGGGCAGGCTCCAGAACAACGGCAGTACCGTGCAGATGCCGATATTGGCCACCGTCAGCGCCAAGATCGCCAGTACAGTGTTGCCGCTCCAGATCGCCGAGAACAGCAGGCCCAGCGCGCCGAACAGCGCGGGCAAGGCCACATGCCAGCGGCGCTCCCGCAGGCGGTCGGAGTTGCGCGAGATCAGGATCATGCCGATCACGGCGAACAGGTTCGGAATCGCCGTCAACAGGCCAATGGCCAGCGGACTCTGCACGCCCGTACTCTTGATCAGGGTCGGCATCCAGAAGCCCACGCCGTACAGCCCCATCACGAACGAAAAGTAGATCAACGCCATCGCCCACACCCGCGGCTTGACCAGCGCGGCGCGGATCGGCGGATCTTCCTTCTGCTGTTCCTCGGCCGCAATATTGCGGATCAGCACGGCCTTTTCATTGGCAGTCAGCCACTTGGCCTTGTTGATGCGGTCGTCTAGATAGATCAGCACCAGAACGCCGATCAGCACGGACGGAATCCCCTCCAGCAGGAACAGCCACTGCCAGCCCGACAGCCCGTGGTCGCCGTGGAAGGTGCTCATTATCCAGCCGGAGATCGGGCCGCCGATCAGCCCGGACATGGGCACCGCGGTCATGAAAAAGGTCGTGATGCGGCCGCGCCGGGCCGCCGGATACCAGTAGGTCAGGTACAGGATGATGCCCGGAAAGAATCCGGCTTCCGCCGCGCCCAGCAGGAAGCGCAGGATGTAGAACATGTGCACGCTGCTCACGAACATCATGCAGGCGGAAATGATCCCCCAGGTAATCATGATGCGGGCGATCCAGATCCGCGCGCCCACCTTGTGCAGGATGATGTTGCTGGGAATCTCGAAGATGAAGTAGCCGATGAAGAAAATGCCCGCGCCCAGCCCGTACACGGTTTCGCTGAACTGAAGCTCTTGCAGCATCTGTAATTTGGCGAAACCCACGTTGACGCGGTCCAGGTAGGCCACGACGTAGCACACCACCAATAGCGGCACCAGCCGCCAGCCTACCTTGCGGTAGATCCGGTCTTCCTCTGTCGCCGGGATCGCCGGCGAAACCCCGGGGGCCATCGCGTTGTCCATCTATGTCTCCATTCCTCTGTCGGGATAGGCCGGCAGCTCGCCGGCGCCGTCGCGGTCCATCCCGTCCCGATCAGGAACGGCCGGGCCGTTGCCCCCAGCCTAGAACCCCCGTCTTGACAAAAAACTGAACAATTCGGATTTTCTGGCAGAAACCTCCGCGATAAGATCCGTCCCCCTTCTTGTCCACTGTGGCCGCGCACTTGGCCCAAGCACGGTAAAATGTTCGGTTTCGCACAAAAGTCATCAGGACAGGATCATCATGGAAGCCGAACGTCAGAACCAGCTCGCAGCCCGCCTCGCCGATTACGCGGAGCGCGAACAGGCTCTACGGAGGTATCTTTGACTACGATGCCAAAGCTGAACGCCTGCAAGTCGTAAACGCCGAACTCGAAGACCCGGCGGTCTGGAACGACCCCAAGCACGCCCAGGACCTGGGCCGTGAAAAGAAAGCCCTGGAAGACGTGGTGGAAACGCTCACCGCCCTGGGCTCGGGCCTGGCCGACTCGAACGAATTGTTCGAACTGGCCGCCTCCGACGACGACGACGCGACCCTCGAATCCATCGAGCAGGATGCCGACGCCTTCCAGGAAAAGCTGGAAGCGCTGGAGTTCCGCCGCATGTTCTCCAATCCGGCCGATCCGCTGAACTGCTTCCTGGACATCCAGGCCGGCGCCGGCGGCACGGAAGCGCAGGACTGGGCCTCGATGCTATTGCGCCAGTACCTGAAGTACGCCGAGCGCAAGGGCTTCAAGGCCGAAGTGCTGGAAGAATCCGACGGCGATGTCGCGGGCCTGAAGTCCGCCACCATCAAGATCGAAGGCGAATACGCCTTCGGCTACCTGCGCACCGAAACCGGCGTGCACCGCCTGGTGCGCAAGAGCCCGTTCGACTCCTCGGGCGGCCGCCACACCTCGTTCGCCAGCGTCTTCGTCTACCCCGAGGTCGACGAATCCTTCGAAGTCGAAGTGAACCCCGCCGACCTGCGCGTGGACACCTACCGCGCTTCCGGCGCGGGCGGCCAGCACATCAACAAGACCGATTCGGCCGTGCGCCTGACCCACATCCCCACCGGTATCGTGGTGCAGTGCCAGAACGACCGTTCGCAGCACCGCAACCGCGCCGAAGCCATGCAGATGCTGAAGTCCAAGCTCTACGAACTGGAAATGCGCAACCGCATGGCCGAGCAACAGAAGCTGGAAGACTCCAAGACCGACGTGGGCTGGGGCCACCAGATCCGCTCCTACGTGCTGGACCAGAGCCGCATCAAGGACCTGCGCACCAACGTCGAAATTTCCAACACCCAGAAGGTGCTGGACGGCGACCTGGACCCCTTCATCCAGGCCAGCCTGAAGCAAGGCATCTAAGTTTCGCGATACTTCCCCTCAACGCATCCAGAGGTTCACGAATGTCCGACACCATCGTAATTCTCACCGGCGCATCGCGCGGCATCGGCGCCGCCATGGCGCGCGGCCTGGCCAAACCGGGCACCCGGCTGATCACCCTGGCGCGCCGGGAAGATCCCGAACTGGCTGCCTATGCCCGCTCGCAGGACGCGCAGCTGGAACAGCTGTCCGTGGACCTCTCGGACCTGAATGCGGCCGAGACCGCCGCGCAGCGCATCTGCGCGTCGCTGCCGCGTGACGCCCGCCGCTATCTGCTGATCAACAACGCCGGCACCGTGCACCCCGTCGCCGGCACCGACGCGCTGGTCGACGGCGCGGCCATCGCCGCCGCCTTCAACCTGAACGTTAGCGCCGTGATGCTGCTCACGGCGCGCTTCCTGGCCGCGGTCGAGGACCTCAAGGCCGACCGCCGCGTGCTCAACATCTCCTCCGGCGCGGGCCGCAACCCGAACGCCGGCTGGGGCGTCTACTGCGCCACCAAGGCCGCGCTCGACATGTACTCGCGCGTGGTCAAGGCGGAGCAAGGCGCCGACGGCGCGCGCATCGTCGCGCTGGCCCCCGGCATCGTCGACACCGACATGCAGGTCGCCATCCGTTCCAGCGATCCGGAAAGTTTCCCGGCGCTGGCCAAGTTCCAGGAGTTCCACGCGACCGGCAAGCTGTCCTCGCCCGCCAACGTGGCCTCCCGCATCCTCGCCTACCTGGACCGCGAAGATTTCGGCACCACCGAGATCGACGACATCCGCAATTACGACTGATTCCCCGACCATGACCGACCACTCGACCACTCCGGCGCCCGCCCAGGACGAAAACCGCTTGATCGCCGAACGGCGCGCCAAGCTGGCCAAACTGCGCGAAACCGGGGTCGCGTACCCCAACGACTTCGTTCCCGACGCCCGCGCCGCCGCCCTGCATGACAAGTACGACGGCCAGGAGCAGGAAGCGCTTGCCGCCAGCCCCGTCACCGTCAAGGTCGCCGGCCGCATGATGCTCAAGCGCGTCATGGGCAAGGCCAGCTTCGCCACGCTGCAGGACAGCACCGGCCGCATCCAGATCTACCTGGACCGCGGCACCCTGGGCGAAGACAGCTACGCCGCGTTCAAGCAATGGGACATCGGCGACATCATCGCGATCGAAGGGTCGGTCTTCAAGACCAACAAGGGCGAACTCTCGGTGCACGCCGCCAGCGCGCGCCTGCTGTCCAAGTCGCTGCGCCCGCTGCCCGACAAGTTCCACGGCGTGGCCGACCAGGAACTGCGCTACCGCCAGCGCTACGTCGACCTCATCATGACGGACGCCACGCGCCGCACCTTCGAGGCGCGCAGCAAGGCCGTGGGCAGCATCCGCCAGTTCATGCTGAACGCCGGCTTCCTCGAAGTGGAAACCCCCATGCTGCACCCGATTCCGGGCGGCGCGGCAGCCAAGCCCTTCGTCACGCACCACAATGCGCTGGACATGGAAATGTACCTGCGCATCGCGCCCGAGCTCTACCTCAAGCGCCTGATCGTCGGCGGCTTCGAGCGCGTCTTCGAAGTCAACCGCAACTTCCGCAACGAGGGCGTGAGCCCGCGCCACAATCCTGAATTCACCATGATGGAGTTCTATGCGGCCTTTGCGGAATACCGCTGGCTCATGGACTTCACGGAAGAGCTGATCCGCCAGGCCGCCATCTCGGCCACCGGCAGCGCGGTGCTGACCTACGGCGAACGCGAACTCGATCTGTCCAAGCCGTTCGACCGCCTGACCATCTGCGAAGCTATCCTCAAGTACGCCCCCGGCTACACCCAGGCGCAACTGGACGATGCGGCCTTCGTGCGCGCCGAACTCAAAAAGCTGGGAGCCGATGCCGACGGCCCGGTGCTGTCGCGCGCCGGACTGGGCGCGCTGCAGCTGGCCCTGTTCGAAGAGACCGCCGAAGCCAAGCTCTGGAACCCCACCTACATCATCGACTACCCGGTGGAAGTCTCGCCGCTGGCGCGCGCCTCCGATACCCGCGAGGGCATCACCGAGCGCTTCGAACTCTTCATGACCGGCCGCGAAATCGCCAACGGCTTCTCGGAATTGAACGATCCCGAAGACCAGGCCGAGCGCTTCCGCTCGCAGGTCGAGGCCAAGGACGCGGGCGACGAGGAAGCCATGTTCTACGACGCGGACTACATCCGCGCCCTGGAGTACGGCATGCCTCCGACGGGCGGCTGCGGCATCGGCATCGACCGCCTGGTCATGCTGCTGACCGACAGCCCCAGCATCCGCGACGTCATCCTGTTCCCGCACCTGCGCCGTGAAGACTAAACGGCGGCTGGCATCATGATCTTCAAGATCCTGATGCTGCTGCTGGTCGTGGCGGGGCTGATCTACTGGATCAAACAGCCCCGCGGCGGCCAGCCCTACACCTCCTATCCGGCGGCGCGTCCGCGCCGGCCGGTGTTCATTGCTCTGTGCATCGCCGCGGCGCTCTCGGTGGCGGCTTCCCTGACGACCTTCCTGCTGTGGGCAGGCGGCGTGGCGGGCGGCGTCACCGGCGGCGGCTATCACGGCCAGGTGGATTTCCTGCTGCCCGTGGCGGGCACCCTGCTGGCGCTGGCCGTCGTCTGCGCCGTGGGCGCATTCTTCAAGCGCCGGGGCTGAAGTCCTGCCCTGGCGGCCCGCCTATTCCGGCCATTTGCCGGCTCCCGCCGGCAGCGAGGGCAGCGATGCCTGCAACATCGCATCGATGAACTCGGCAGGCCGCAAGCGGCCGTCCGGCTTGTACCACTGCACCGTCAGGTTCATCGCGCCCAGCACGCAGCGCTTGATGACGCGCGCATCGCCCTGCAGCAGTCCCACGCCGACAGCGGCCGCCACCGCGTCCTGCCACATCGTCTCGTAGCGGTCGCTCAGCGATTTCACGGCCGCGCGGCTGGGCGGCGAAAGACTGCGCCATTCGTAGACCAGCGCATTCATGGCGTCGCCACCGGCGCCATGCAGCATGCTCCACATGTGCACGCGGAATAGCGCGGCCAGCCGGTCCGCCGGCGCCTTGTACCGCGCCAGCGCCCGTTCGCCGTCGTCTATCACCTCCTGGATGCCGTTGTTCATCACCGCCACCAGGATCTCTTCCTTGCTGCGGAAATGATGGAACAGGCTGCCGGACTGCAAGCCCACCGCCCGCGCCAGCTCGCGCACGGTGGTGCGTTCATAGCCGTGCTTGCAGAATAGCTGCCCCGCCGTCAGGACCAGCTCGCGCCGGCGTTCGGACTCCGATCCCTCGTCCCGCCCTTGCGCGGCCTCCCGGATTTTCTCCATGGTGCGGTCACAGCCTTTGAATGATGGTCGCCGTGGCCATGCCGTGGCCGATGCACATCAGCTGCATGCCCAGCTCGCCTTCGGTGGCTTCCAGTCCCGTCAGCATCTTGGCCATCAGCCCGGCGCCGGTGGCCCCTAGCGGATGGCCGTGAGCGATCGCGCCGCCCCAAGGATTGACGCGCGACAGCTTGGCGCCCAGTTCGCGCTGCCAGGCCAGCACCACGCTGGCGAAGGCCTCGTTGATCTCGATCCAGTCTATGTCCTCCAGGCTCAGGCCGGCGCGCGCCAGCGCCTGCCGGGCCGCCGGGATCACGCCCGTCAATTGCAGCACCGGGTCCGATCCCACCACCACCCGCGCCAGGAAGCGCGCGCGCGGCCGCAGGCCGTCGGCCAAGGCCGCATCGCGATCCGCCAGCAGCACTGCGGAGGCGCCGTCCGCCAGTTGGCTGGCGTTGGCGGCAGTGACGCCGCCCTGGCCCGGCAGCCGCAAAGCAGGCGCCATGGCCGCCATGCGGGCGGGATCCGTCTTCTCGCGTATGCCTTCGTCGCGCCCGGCATCTGCGCGCGGCCCCGGCAGCAACTCGGCGTGGCGGCCGGCCTGCGCCGCGCTCCAGGCGCGCGCATGGCTCTCCCTGGCCCATTCGTCCATCTCGGCCTGGGACAGCTGCCAGCGCTCCGCAATCCGCTCCGCGCTCTCGATCTGATGAATCAATGGATAGCGTTCCAGCAAGGCGGGGTTCAAGCCTTCAAAGCCGCGGAACTCGCCCTGGCCCAGCGTCACGTCCAGGAACATCGGCACCCGGCTCATGCTTTCGACGCCGCCGGCCACCACGTAGCGCATGTCGCCTGCGGCAATCGCTTGCGCGCCGAAATGCACCGCCTGCTGGCTGGACCCGCACATGCGGTTCAGCGCCACGCCCGGCACGCTCTCGGGCAAGCCCGCCAGCATGGCGGCCAGCCTGCCGATGTTGGCGCCCTGCTCGCCCGCCTGGCTGACGCAGCCCGCGATCAGGTCCTCGACCTGCGCGCCCGGCAGTCCGGCTCGCGCCAGCAGGCCCTGCACGGTCTCGGCCAGCAGCGTGTCCGGCCGCGTATCGGCCCACCATCCGCCGCGCCGCCCGAAGGGCGTGCGCACGGCCTCCACGATCACGGCTTCATTCATGCCGTCGTCTCCTCAACGTAGAGCGCTTCGATTTCATCCGCATAGCTGCGGTAGATGCTGGCGCGCCTGACCTTCATGGTCGCGGTCACTTCGCCGTCATCATGGTCCAGTTCCTTGGTCAGCAGATGGAAGCGCTTGATCTGCGCCACGGGCGCGAGGCCCGCGTTGGCGCGCGCGACCTCCTGCTGCACCAGCTCGCGCACCTGCGCGCATTCGGCCAACGACCGGAAATGCGTGAAGGCGATGCGGCGCGACTCGGCCCACTTGCCCACCGTATCGAACTCCAGCTGGATCAGCGCGGACACGTACTTCCTGCCATCTGCGATCACGATGCATTCCTTGACGTAGGGGCTGCCCTTGACCGCGTTCTCGATCTCGGAAGGCGTCAGGTTCTTACCGCCCGCCGTGATCATGATGTCCTTCAGGCGGTCCACGATACGCACCCGGCCCGCTTCTTCAGCCACCACATCGCCCGTGTACAGCCAGCCGTCGCGCACGGTACTGGCGGTGGCTTCCGGGTTCTTGTAATAGCCCTGGAACACCATCTCGCCGCGCACCAGCAGCTCGCCGGCATCGCCCATGCGCCATTCCACCCCCAGGATGGGTTCGCCCACCGCGCCCACCTTCACGCGGTCCGGATGCTGGCCGAAGATCATGCCCGCCGACTCCGTCAGCCCGTAGACCTCGATCAGCGGCACGCCCAGCGTACGGAAGTAGCGCACCACGTCGGGCGAGATCGGCGCGGCCCCCGTCATGGCCACGCGCACCCGCCGCAGACCGATGAAGTTCTGCAAGGCGCGCAACACCAGCCAGTACCAGAGCCAGCGGGTCCAGCGCTCGCGCAGCGTGTATTGCGCAGGAGACTTCTCCAGGAACGGCGTGCAAGCCGCCAGCGCGCGCCGGTACAGCCATTGCTGCAAGCGCCCCGCTTCCTGCATCTTGATCGAAATGGCGGCGTGCAGCTTTTCCCAGATGCGCGGCACGCCCAGGAATATCGTCGGCGCGACTTCGCGCAGATCTTCCTGCACCGTGCGTATCGATTCGCCGAAGTTCACCTGCGCGCCCAGATAGAGGGGCACGAAGGTGGAGAGCATCTGTTCGGCCACATGGCACAGCGGCAGGTAGGACAGGTGCACGCTATTGCCGTCCATCGCCAGCCGCTCGGCGATGCCCGGCGCCACGCCGCGCATATTGCCGTAGCTCAGCATCGCGCCCTTGGGCTTGCCGGTGGAGCCGGAGGTGTAGATCATGAGACCGGTGTCGTCCAGCCGCTGGCCGTCCAGCGCCTGGTTCAGGGCAGCGAGCTCGGCCGCCTCGCGCCGCGCGCCTTCGGCCTCGATCTCGGCGTAGGTCACGATGCGCTCACGCTCCGCCGGCGCATAGGAGCGCAGGCCCTTGGTCTCCATCATGACGATGCGGCGCAAGAGCGGCAGCCTGTCGGCCACCTGCAGCACCTTGTCGGTCTGCTCCTGGTCCTCGCACACCACCAACTCAACATCCGCGTGCTCCAGCACGTAGCCCATTTCCTCGGCCGGGCTGGTGGAGTACACGCCCACCGCCACCGCGCCGACCGCGCCCGCTCCCATCTGGGTCAGCAGCCATTCCACGCGGTTCTCGGAGACGATGGCGACCCGTCCGCCCGCGCTCAGACCCAGGGCGCGCAGGCCCAGTCCCACGCGGCAGGCCCGGCTCCAGTATTCCGCCCAGGTCATGGGCTTCCAGATGCCGAAGTCCTTCTGCCGGATGGCGATGGCCCCCGGCTGGCGGCGCGCCTGCTCGCGCAGCATCTGCGGCAGCGTCAGGGCCGGCCACGCCTGCGCCGAAGCGCCGGAGATATCCATGTGCTTGTCCGTCATGACAGCCAGCGCTTGCGGCGCTTGTAGTGCTTGATGTCGCGAAAGCCGCGGGCCTCGCCCGTGCCGCCCACGCCCAGGTAGAACTCGCGCACGTCCGGGTCCGCCGCCAACTTTTCGGCGCTGCCGTCTATCACCACCTTGCCGGTTTCCATGATGTAGCCG encodes:
- a CDS encoding TetR/AcrR family transcriptional regulator; this encodes MREAAQGRDEGSESERRRELVLTAGQLFCKHGYERTTVRELARAVGLQSGSLFHHFRSKEEILVAVMNNGIQEVIDDGERALARYKAPADRLAALFRVHMWSMLHGAGGDAMNALVYEWRSLSPPSRAAVKSLSDRYETMWQDAVAAAVGVGLLQGDARVIKRCVLGAMNLTVQWYKPDGRLRPAEFIDAMLQASLPSLPAGAGKWPE
- a CDS encoding AMP-dependent synthetase/ligase — protein: MTDKHMDISGASAQAWPALTLPQMLREQARRQPGAIAIRQKDFGIWKPMTWAEYWSRACRVGLGLRALGLSAGGRVAIVSENRVEWLLTQMGAGAVGAVAVGVYSTSPAEEMGYVLEHADVELVVCEDQEQTDKVLQVADRLPLLRRIVMMETKGLRSYAPAERERIVTYAEIEAEGARREAAELAALNQALDGQRLDDTGLMIYTSGSTGKPKGAMLSYGNMRGVAPGIAERLAMDGNSVHLSYLPLCHVAEQMLSTFVPLYLGAQVNFGESIRTVQEDLREVAPTIFLGVPRIWEKLHAAISIKMQEAGRLQQWLYRRALAACTPFLEKSPAQYTLRERWTRWLWYWLVLRALQNFIGLRRVRVAMTGAAPISPDVVRYFRTLGVPLIEVYGLTESAGMIFGQHPDRVKVGAVGEPILGVEWRMGDAGELLVRGEMVFQGYYKNPEATASTVRDGWLYTGDVVAEEAGRVRIVDRLKDIMITAGGKNLTPSEIENAVKGSPYVKECIVIADGRKYVSALIQLEFDTVGKWAESRRIAFTHFRSLAECAQVRELVQQEVARANAGLAPVAQIKRFHLLTKELDHDDGEVTATMKVRRASIYRSYADEIEALYVEETTA
- a CDS encoding SDR family oxidoreductase codes for the protein MSDTIVILTGASRGIGAAMARGLAKPGTRLITLARREDPELAAYARSQDAQLEQLSVDLSDLNAAETAAQRICASLPRDARRYLLINNAGTVHPVAGTDALVDGAAIAAAFNLNVSAVMLLTARFLAAVEDLKADRRVLNISSGAGRNPNAGWGVYCATKAALDMYSRVVKAEQGADGARIVALAPGIVDTDMQVAIRSSDPESFPALAKFQEFHATGKLSSPANVASRILAYLDREDFGTTEIDDIRNYD
- the lysS gene encoding lysine--tRNA ligase codes for the protein MTDHSTTPAPAQDENRLIAERRAKLAKLRETGVAYPNDFVPDARAAALHDKYDGQEQEALAASPVTVKVAGRMMLKRVMGKASFATLQDSTGRIQIYLDRGTLGEDSYAAFKQWDIGDIIAIEGSVFKTNKGELSVHAASARLLSKSLRPLPDKFHGVADQELRYRQRYVDLIMTDATRRTFEARSKAVGSIRQFMLNAGFLEVETPMLHPIPGGAAAKPFVTHHNALDMEMYLRIAPELYLKRLIVGGFERVFEVNRNFRNEGVSPRHNPEFTMMEFYAAFAEYRWLMDFTEELIRQAAISATGSAVLTYGERELDLSKPFDRLTICEAILKYAPGYTQAQLDDAAFVRAELKKLGADADGPVLSRAGLGALQLALFEETAEAKLWNPTYIIDYPVEVSPLARASDTREGITERFELFMTGREIANGFSELNDPEDQAERFRSQVEAKDAGDEEAMFYDADYIRALEYGMPPTGGCGIGIDRLVMLLTDSPSIRDVILFPHLRRED
- a CDS encoding preprotein translocase subunit TatB, whose amino-acid sequence is MIFKILMLLLVVAGLIYWIKQPRGGQPYTSYPAARPRRPVFIALCIAAALSVAASLTTFLLWAGGVAGGVTGGGYHGQVDFLLPVAGTLLALAVVCAVGAFFKRRG
- a CDS encoding thiolase family protein, encoding MNEAVIVEAVRTPFGRRGGWWADTRPDTLLAETVQGLLARAGLPGAQVEDLIAGCVSQAGEQGANIGRLAAMLAGLPESVPGVALNRMCGSSQQAVHFGAQAIAAGDMRYVVAGGVESMSRVPMFLDVTLGQGEFRGFEGLNPALLERYPLIHQIESAERIAERWQLSQAEMDEWARESHARAWSAAQAGRHAELLPGPRADAGRDEGIREKTDPARMAAMAPALRLPGQGGVTAANASQLADGASAVLLADRDAALADGLRPRARFLARVVVGSDPVLQLTGVIPAARQALARAGLSLEDIDWIEINEAFASVVLAWQRELGAKLSRVNPWGGAIAHGHPLGATGAGLMAKMLTGLEATEGELGMQLMCIGHGMATATIIQRL
- the prfB gene encoding peptide chain release factor 2 (programmed frameshift) — encoded protein: MEAERQNQLAARLADYAEREQALRRYLDYDAKAERLQVVNAELEDPAVWNDPKHAQDLGREKKALEDVVETLTALGSGLADSNELFELAASDDDDATLESIEQDADAFQEKLEALEFRRMFSNPADPLNCFLDIQAGAGGTEAQDWASMLLRQYLKYAERKGFKAEVLEESDGDVAGLKSATIKIEGEYAFGYLRTETGVHRLVRKSPFDSSGGRHTSFASVFVYPEVDESFEVEVNPADLRVDTYRASGAGGQHINKTDSAVRLTHIPTGIVVQCQNDRSQHRNRAEAMQMLKSKLYELEMRNRMAEQQKLEDSKTDVGWGHQIRSYVLDQSRIKDLRTNVEISNTQKVLDGDLDPFIQASLKQGI
- a CDS encoding MFS transporter, whose amino-acid sequence is MDNAMAPGVSPAIPATEEDRIYRKVGWRLVPLLVVCYVVAYLDRVNVGFAKLQMLQELQFSETVYGLGAGIFFIGYFIFEIPSNIILHKVGARIWIARIMITWGIISACMMFVSSVHMFYILRFLLGAAEAGFFPGIILYLTYWYPAARRGRITTFFMTAVPMSGLIGGPISGWIMSTFHGDHGLSGWQWLFLLEGIPSVLIGVLVLIYLDDRINKAKWLTANEKAVLIRNIAAEEQQKEDPPIRAALVKPRVWAMALIYFSFVMGLYGVGFWMPTLIKSTGVQSPLAIGLLTAIPNLFAVIGMILISRNSDRLRERRWHVALPALFGALGLLFSAIWSGNTVLAILALTVANIGICTVLPLFWSLPTALLGGTAAAAGIALINSVGNLAGFVSPYLVGWLKDMTGTTNTGLYMLSGCLVVGALVALAQPAKLVNK
- the recJ gene encoding single-stranded-DNA-specific exonuclease RecJ, translating into MVSPRLTVRTPDLQACHILEASGIHPLLARLWAARGVTHPDQTQLAWKSLLPPNGLTHSDHAAGVLADAIQAGKKLLIVADYDCDGATACAVGLRALSAMGADVDFLVPNRFETGYGLSPAVVDLAVRHRAGKPDIIITVDNGIASVDGVAAANDAGIGVVITDHHLPGDTLPAALAIVNPNQPGCGFPSKNLAGVGVIFYMMLALRAELRRRGVYAADGGPRLDALSDLVALGTVADVVKLDANNRLLVTQGLQRMRAGRLQPGLRALFAVAGREPRAANGFDLGFALGPRINAAGRLADMSLGIACLTTDDEAQALEMARELDNINRERRTIEAEMREQALAAMEAPNAAAGATVCVFDPGWHQGVVGLVASRLKEKFWRPTLAFAPAGDDEIRGSGRSIPDVHLRDALDLVSKRHPNLIRKFGGHAMAAGLTLGREDFAAFAPAFDAAVRELTGRDTFEPVIETDGSLESGYANADVAGMLQQQVWGAGFAAPLFLDEFVVRNQRLVGEKHLKLSLERGHQRFDAIWFGHDQSLPEHIQAAYRLEQNVWNGMVSVQLVIEHAG